TGTCGTGGAAAGTAGGGAATCTCGACGCCGGCATGTCGCGTCGTGCTTTGTTTAAATTCGATCCACTGCGGTGGCGGGTTACGCCAACGTCGGAAAATTCAGAATAATCCGATCCGATGTCACTTTCCACGTTGGAGACCGTAGAGATATTAACTCTACTCCTTACATGTTGGATGTATATACCTTTTGAATTCGCTGATGCCAAACACATGTCATGTGACATTTGTTTTATATTCATTGCTTTTATTTTACTACTACCAACGTAAGTGGAAATATTAGGTACAAGCCtactttaattatatatattactaTAACTAAAATAAATATTGAATTAGAACAGTCCTCCGTTGTAGTCTAGTTGGTTAGGATACTCGGCTCTCACCCGAGAGACCAGGGTTCTAGTCCCGGCAACGGAAGATTatgttttttaattttcagaagtTTTTTTAGCTTTGTTTTATTTCAGTTTATTTTAGCACAATTTATTTTTCTGGATTatgttttttaattttcagaaatatatatttttttaattcagtTTATTTTAGCACCATTTAttcaatataatttatattttgcaGATTTTTGAATGTaagttaaaatttatttttggattaattaTTTATTTCCTCTTGCATTAGTGAACACAATCTGACATTACCTTTGTTCTTAATTAAGAAATTAGTTGACATTATTTTTGGATTAATTATTTATTTCCTCTTGGATAatgttttttaattttcagaaatatatattttttaattcagtTTATTTTAGCAccatttatttaataaaatttatattttgcaGATTTTTTAATGTAagctaaaatttattttttgattaattatttatttccTCTTGCATTAGTGAACACAATCTGACATTACCTTTGTTCTTAATTAAGAAATTAGCTGACATTATTTTTCACAAGGAAAATTTTGGCTGGTAAAAGggttttattttacttttattttcCTTGAAAAGAAGctgatttttaaaatatattttggaaTTATTAATAATGAGCTGGCAGTAccattttgtcttttttttttcttttgaaggaGATGTAATCAAAGAAGTTGTATGTCTCATTCTACCAAATTAAATCAAATGAGCAATCAATCCTATCAAATTATTCTTTCTCTCACAAATATGAGCATTAAATCACAAAGCATGTCTTATTATATGAATTTATCCAATAATGTTAATTTTTAATTTCCATCTTGTTTTATATTAGTGAGACAAGGCTGGCACTATTTTTTGTGTTTCAGCTTTCAACAGAGCAGATCTCATTGGGCCATTTCATCCTTCACCCTCAGGTTGAGCATCATCTTGTAACTTTAGGCCTGCAATACCTTGTGTTCCTACCAAGCAAAGCTCATTGCCATCATATTAATTTTTGGAAGAATACTTCTTGATCAAGCATAAGAAGTAACTTTACAATCTTGCAGTGCTGTAGGAACCAAAACATGCTTTAGGGAATAATCACATCTGATACAAACCCATCAAAGATGATGCATTGAACATTTTACATTCCTCTATTCTATATTTTCACCTGTGCCTTCCAAAATAGCTTACATTTGCATGAATGCATCTCCCTACATTTTCATATTCTAAAACACTGTAATttgcataaataattttttttaatgatgatttttttatatttaatatttagagtttttatttttctgtaatactcataaatattttttctaataaaataatttttatttgaacCCGTATATGTTTCACTAGTCTAACTCGGCATatcgatttatgaaatatcaaaTGTAtcggagaaattttttttttaaaaaaaaataatctatGAAATTACTTACTTTTAAAAGATATatgcataataaataaataaaaaattgaaatctgCAGCTAAGTCATAAAACAAACCACAGTTCCTAAAATAATTTGCCAAGTGATTCTTTCCCTCCATAATAATCTAGCAATGTTGATGAAGGACTCCCAACCCAATGGCATTTCTGTGATTCCACGGAACATAGGCAACATTCATACTGCCTTCTACTTCACTCGATCACTGTGGCTACTACTCCCATTACTTTGCTTGCGACGTCCGTTTCTTGTCATACCCTGCTTGATTTAAAAGTTTCCTCCTTCCCACTCCCTCCTACTGCTACTCCTCCTCTCCCCTTGCGCCATCCCAAGCCCTAGTCCCTTGATGAGAGGGAGAGGCGGGCGGGGATGGGGAACCGGATCAGCGGCTCCCGTCGGAGGCCGGTGGAGGAGCGCCTCACCCGGCCGCAGCGCATCCTTCGGCAACCCACCGATCTGGACTACAAGAAGCTCCGCAAGCTCATTCTCGCCCGGAAGCTCGCCCCCTGCTTCGACGCCCTCGACGAGGTCCCCCACCACCCCCGCGATCTCGAGGAGTGCCCCATTTGCTTCTTCGTAATCCCCTCTCTCTTGCCCTCCCATCAAAATCGCGTCTTTTTTGTTCGAACTCTCTCTGTTTTATGTTCGCCATGGCTTCTGATGAGCAAGCTCGTTCCTTTTTGCCTTTGGACAGTACTATCCCAGCCTGAATCGATCCCGGTGTTGCTCGAAAGGCATTTGCACTGGTGGGGAATCTGCTTAATCTTGTTTCGTTAGGCGTATATTGCTTCTTATTATTATTTGCCAACATCATTTAACACTTCCTTTATAAAAATTGCAGAGTGTTTTCTGCAGATGAAGCCTTCCGATGCGAGTCGTCCCGTTCAGTATCCTACACTGTCTTCATCGTCTTGTGCTGTGGTTCTACTTCTGCCTGCATTACTTTCTTCAATTCGTATCTTTTTGCGTGTTTGATCGTTGCATTTACCTTCATGAATCATTGCTGTTGATGAATGTTGATTTGGATGCCCGAATTGCATCTCTTTCCTTGGTTGTGATAGTGAATGCATGTGAAATGAATTAGTGTCATTTATAGTCATTTTTGTCTGAAAAGATAAAAGGTGACCAATAATCAGGTTTTCATGTCTTTTCCAATTGAGCTGCTGTGGTGTTGCTGCCGACAGAGAACAAAAAGTTGACCAAAccaacatgtgtgtgtgtgtgtaactgtgtatatatacacacacacaccctTTGATTACTCTCATCACCATGTTTCTGGAGTCATGATGCCTCTCTTGTAGAAACGTATATTACATTGTTCTCTGTTGGAATTTGCAAAGACACGACTGCCAAAGTActtcatatatttcttttgattttgatagaaatccatagaaatagcactgcttatttacgagttcatgaACCATCTGCTAAAGTTTTAGGAGGATTATTCTATAATTCTACATAATTGGGTTTTACCTTCTTCCATGTTGGCTTGTAATCAGAGAAAGTCTTCCATCAAAAGTTTCATCTGTATCCTTGTATTCTTGTGTTAATTGAAATGTAGGAGATTAGCACAATAAACAATTTTGTCATGGGGAGTTTTTTTCGCACTTATGACAACTTGTTCAATTCAAATCCATCTACAGATATTCACTCAAAATTTACTATGCTCATGCTTTGATTTTTGGAAACAGAATCCATTGTCATTGGATGAGATTTGCTGCATTAGATTAAAGTGATGGCTGACATGATTCCTCCAAGACAACTGACACCAAGATAAAATTTACTAGTATTGGACAAGAAGCAAGGATGTAAAACAAGCATGTTACGAAACCTCAGACCTTTGAACTGGCATTCAACTTGTAAAGAGGACACATCATGATGAAAGAATGGTTTAAAACTTAACAAACTGGTTGGTCTCGGCAGGGCTCATTTGGTACTTAATATAGTTGGGTGACATCTCTCTAATGGCTTCTTTCTTTATGTGAcctgtttttttaaaaaaattgttctCTAAGATGGCTAAAATGGATATCATTGGGTATGACTTGTTTGTAAATTGTAAAGttttcatttttctatttcaaaACTTGTTGCCTCGTTTGAAGTACTTATTGATAAAAGATGCCCATTCTGCAAGACTTCCTGGTATGCAGTTGAGTATCGTGGTGCTAGAACTGAGGAAGAGAAGGACCTAGAACGAGCTGTATGTATCTTACTTCTGATTGAATTTTGAGTTCATGTGCttcatatataaatatcttaTCCAATCCAGAAAAGAATAGATGATATGTTCTCACTGTCCTTTAAATTCTGGCAACTTTGCTGTTCGCTTATAGGAAGAGCAAAAGGTCACTGAAGCAAAACTTAGGATGCAACATGAATATGAAATTGTTGGGCAAGTTATACCATCAGGTGAATCTCCACTTCTCTTCAAATTCTAATATCCCTTTACAAAGTTTGAGGTGAAAAATCTGTGCCAATTTAGTTCTGTTTCTAAGTTATTACTTTTGCCATTGCGATATAGTATATCTGTGCCTATTGCAGGTGCGCAGAATATTAGGGAAATGTCTGAACGAGGGGCCTCTCTGATGCAAGGAAATGACCTGGATGGTCCTTTCCGGACTTGCAATAACAGGTCATTTGGTACTTCCCCTCATATATTGTGCTATGTCTTTCCCCTATTATTCTGAATTTTTGTAATGCCCTTATTGTTGAGATTCATTGTCACTAATTTTCTCAGTGATTCTTGCCACTGTGAAAAATTGTCATGGCCTTGGGTGCATCACTAAGTGGAATTCATAAGTTCTAAACAAAACTGTGTGAATTATGCATTCTCTATAAttcaaattaattttcttttatttgcagGACTCATACTGGAAAATAAACTGAAAAAGGAATaaatatgattttgaattttcgTATTTAAATATTTTCTGGACCAGAAAATTACATAATTTACCCTGTAAAATCACTTTATCTGTTGAAATTGTGAAAGTGTGCAGAGTTATCTATCCGGTATATATTCTTGTCATCACTATTCTTTTGAACTCCATTATCAGATCTTATGAAAATATCATTTCTTGTAACCTTTTGTTATATTGCTGCACTGCAAAATTTACCGGCAACAGCCTTTGCTAATGTCCCTCTAGATATGCTCGTCGTGTAATTGAAATGATGGTTCGTTTGATCTACATAGTTCACTGAGTGCATgttgttgatttatattttgcAACACTATTTCTACAATGGCAAAAGTACTATGTAAGTTGATACCCTGTCTTATTATCTGTAATCAGGATGTTCATGCCTCTTATAAACAAATAATTAGTCCTCCATTGATTAAACATCATAAACAGGCAATGTTATTTGGGGTTTGCAGGATTACATGGTCAGGATGAAggcatttatttttcaaaaagtcCTTTCTTTATTCCTAGTGTGTTGGTATTTCTAGAAAGGGTTAGTGATTGTGAAGTTTTTATGCAGGAATGAAAATCTAAGTGTAAACCTTGAAGAAGTCATGGTCATGGAAGCTATATGGGACTCTCTTCACATGATTGTGAGTTTGCTGTTCTTCTATGATTCTCTGACCATCCCAATCTCTTTGTTGCCtctttttttgtttatcataCTGGTTTGCCGCAAGCAGAGACCGCAGATTGTAACATTTTCCTTAGATATTTGAAGTTTAGCTTTCATCACTTCTTTACAGGATTCCAGATTACAGAAAAGTGCTGCAAATCAAATTTCTGGATCTAGCAATATGGTTGGATTCGGAAATGCAGAACATGAAATTGTTGATGCAACTTGTTTACAATCATCTGGCGAAGTATCTTCAACAGATACAATGCCTGTGGAAGCTGCAGTTGGTATTTCAAGATTACCTGGTCAAAATCTCTTGCAGGCACAGCATCCTGAGCCAGATTGTGAAAGTCAGGCCAAGTTGAAGCCACATGGAAGTTCAGCTGAAGAATCAAATATAAGGGTATCACTGGTTGAATGTTTGGCTACATCTTTCGATTCAGACGAAGAGCATACTTGATACCTGTAATCGTGTCTCTAGTTGTTTAAGCAATTGGATTTACATATCAATTTACCATGAGGAGCCTTTTTCTTGGATGATAGTACAAGTATTCATAACTGATCTTTTTCTTGGCACTCATGTCTCTCGTAGATATATAATTATACCAAACTAAACTTCACAGATATGTCCTGTATTCTAAAGCTCGATATATACTTTTTTTCTTTCAGAATTATTAGTTATCTAAATTTTCATGTCTGCACATATCATGGTGAATAGTCATAGTCATAGATGCCATAAACATGGGCATAAAGCATGAGTTTCAGCATGAGGTACCCACCAGAATTGAATGTTGTATCATAGTTAATATAAAAGATTGATCAACTGTAGCTTTGCAGCTTCATGTAGAATTGTGGTGTTTTGATCCTAGGAGTTCAAGATTTCCTTTCTTAAGTCTGGGTTGACATTCTTCAATGTTTGAGCAACTGTACTGCTCTTGTTGTTTGTAGAGTAAAACTGTTGGAGTAGCAGCGATATGGACTTCCTTGAGCTTACACTTGGAGAAGCCACAAATTGTCAGAGCTGTTATTCTTAGAAATGGCATTTGGTACATGAAGTTTTCAGGGCCATTGGTAGTGACACATTACCTACCCAAACATGTAGATCTCTGCATGGTCTACTATATGTAACATATCAATTTGAGGGACCCATCTGTGTATTTGATGAGTCCCTAGTCATAGATTTGGACCATCTTTTATCTATGTTCTCTGTTCTCCTCTAATCCAAACTTAGAACCCCCCATGCAAGTAAAATACCTTCACTCAGCACCTGTAAGCTGTAGCTTGAATCAACATTCACCATATTTCTATGATCATATGCATTGGTTGCAAGGTTTCACAAACTAAGATTTTTCTCCTCTAATTAGATACTTTAATATTGACTTTGTGCCAAGAATTATTTTTGTGGCAAAAACCTGTGTGTGTACTGGAAGATGAGTTACTGTGGAATTTTGTTCCAAgctgagattttttttctttaaagtgGTAAAGATGAGCAGTTCCAAGTTTTAACCAGCTATCCATCCTCAATGTGTCTATGTTTTGATTAGTGAGTTTGATACATCATCATCAAATTATCaatttatgtatgttttaaaccataacaTTTAATCACTGCCATACTGTAACTCAATCCTCAAGAAACTTTGATGATAACTCCTCTGTTTTTATGAAAGATTTTGATAACTTGTTTAGAGTGAAATGGTCTCTGTCCCTGTTGTATTAAATTGTTGTTCTGGACAATATTTTCATCACAAGACCAACTTGCTTGTGTTAGTGCTTAGGAAGGCAACTGGAAACATTGCATGGGCACTGATGTGGAAATTTTTGGCCTTGTCTTGCTATAGGATTTCAGCTGTTATGTAAAATGTGCAAATAAGTTAGGTCCTTGTGAAGATATATCCTCATGCCATGTCTGTTTATTGGCACAATTCCAATGAAGTttggaaattttctttttctgagcCTCATTAATTTTGGCCAACAAGGCAATAAAATTTTCCTTTTCCAGTAGGATATGCAAGAAAAAGTTGATGAAAGTTATTATTTATATGGTTTGAAATTGTTGGATTTAGCAACAGGAAAGCTATCCAAGTAAATGCATGTATGGATGTAATTGgagatatatatgcacatatatcttGATGATCAAATGTTGTgagataaaaagaaaattttgtggaTGTGATGTTGAGTTGTTTGGTCTGATGATCCTAATTAAGCTATCAGTCATCATCACATGATAGCTACATTCAGAGGTTTTGGATGGTTAAAAGCTCTGCATTTAATTTCTTTTAGTACAAATTACTCCAACCTTTATTTGATCGAAAGCTGTTTCTTAGTGTTAatagatgcattttttttttcctaccAAATCACAAAATAATCGACAATAGATCGATCAAATCGTGTAAATAATCGAGAGTAATCCCTCAAACTTAGAGGCTAATTCCTTTAATGTTTGGCCCACAACATTAAACTGGATCATAACTCCACAATAATCCATCAAACTACAGTACAACAATTGATGATCATCACCTAATGGAATGTCCTAAGACGAACATCCATGACGTTAGCTTCTTACTTAAAAAGCTAAACCATGTCCAAGTGATCTCAGTTCACTAACGGTGATACAGACTGCTGAATCGTAAATCTCAGAGGTTGATGGATATTATACATACAAACATGAACACGACACTATGCAGAGACTTGTTCTCTTGAtctaaaaaagaaacaaaaaagcatGAAAGCATTACTGTTTCTGAAAGCTTTCCCTTTTGATGAATCCACTTCTCCCATGATATATATCAACACACTCAGTTATGATCATTTCTGTTCATATAACATATTCCTCGAAATGTTTATAGACTAAACGGTGCATATACGAATGAGTATAAAGGGAACTAATAATTCATAATAGACTTTTGAGTGAATTTGCTCGAACAGCACACGGATTTTGAGTGCTTTGAAgaggagctgctgctgctgcttcttgctTTCCCAGACACATTTGTATGTGATGGTAACTACAAGAGCTAGTAACATCGAttgcaaaaggaaagaaagttCCACTTCTTAATCCCTCTCCACTCTCGCAAACCAAAGTAGCAGAAATATACAACCATATGATGAGGTTTAACATGCGCAGTTCCGGTCCTTCACATTGGGACCTTCAATCTCAAAGCATATCACAAACCACTCGTTGCAGGCACCACATTCTTCCCATGTTACTTTCTTCAGAGACCACGTTGTTCCCATTTTACAGTGTGAGCTTTGGCCTTAGCTGAGCCTTTTCTGTCAACTTTTGCTGGTGAATACCAGCCTCCCACCTCACATCCCTCATTTGCCAACGAACGAAGCTTTTCTTTCGGGCAATGTGCATTTGCTGAGAGCACTGTGGATGCAAGTAATGAAGAAATGGTGCAAAGATGGTCAACGCAAATCAATGATATAAGGGAGGAGAACAGATAAGAGTGATGATGATGCTTAATTACCTGAGCTTTGATGCCTCGAAAGTCGTCAGAAGCTTCTGCATTAGATCCGCCTGAGCTCGAAGAGAGATGACATAGTCCAAGGCTTCATCTAACAAAGAGTACCCATCCAAGGACTCACCCCCGGGAACAAGCCTTTTGAGCGCATGTGTTCTCTTCTCCACCAGAGTCCTGGCGAGGACACTGCTCTTGACACCGTGCGGTGCGCGTAGGTTG
The window above is part of the Musa acuminata AAA Group cultivar baxijiao chromosome BXJ1-1, Cavendish_Baxijiao_AAA, whole genome shotgun sequence genome. Proteins encoded here:
- the LOC135676115 gene encoding E3 ubiquitin-protein ligase GW2-like isoform X1 yields the protein MGNRISGSRRRPVEERLTRPQRILRQPTDLDYKKLRKLILARKLAPCFDALDEVPHHPRDLEECPICFFYYPSLNRSRCCSKGICTECFLQMKPSDASRPVQYPTLSSSSCAVTSWYAVEYRGARTEEEKDLERAEEQKVTEAKLRMQHEYEIVGQVIPSGAQNIREMSERGASLMQGNDLDGPFRTCNNRNENLSVNLEEVMVMEAIWDSLHMIDSRLQKSAANQISGSSNMVGFGNAEHEIVDATCLQSSGEVSSTDTMPVEAAVGISRLPGQNLLQAQHPEPDCESQAKLKPHGSSAEESNIRVSLVECLATSFDSDEEHT
- the LOC135676115 gene encoding E3 ubiquitin-protein ligase GW2-like isoform X2 — protein: MGNRISGSRRRPVEERLTRPQRILRQPTDLDYKKLRKLILARKLAPCFDALDEVPHHPRDLEECPICFFYYPSLNRSRCCSKGICTECFLQMKPSDASRPVQCPFCKTSWYAVEYRGARTEEEKDLERAEEQKVTEAKLRMQHEYEIVGQVIPSGAQNIREMSERGASLMQGNDLDGPFRTCNNRNENLSVNLEEVMVMEAIWDSLHMIDSRLQKSAANQISGSSNMVGFGNAEHEIVDATCLQSSGEVSSTDTMPVEAAVGISRLPGQNLLQAQHPEPDCESQAKLKPHGSSAEESNIRVSLVECLATSFDSDEEHT